The genomic interval TTGGGTTTCTCTATGCCCTCGACAAGCGGGATACCAGCAACGTCCCCTACGAAATTTTTCGCGGTAAAGTCCACGCGGCGACCGCGGTCGATGGCCCGCGCCTGCTTTTGGCCGGAGGATCCAATGTCATATGGGGTTCGCGTTCCACGATAATAGAAAACGAAGGTGGCGTTCCGACCTTCAATCTTGCGCTGTCTAGTGAGGCTCACGACCCCAAAGCCATGCGCATTCTTACTACAAATGCTGTTCGATCCGGCGACACAGTGATTTATTCCTCCATTTCATTCTGGAATTCAAGCCAAATCGATCCCGCTGCAGCGGGTGACATCCTAAATGCCGCTGGTCACTTGCCCGACGATAGTTCACATTTCCAATCTTTGAAGAAAAAACTCGGTCGATTCTGGTCACCCTATCCCCAAAAACGCACAGTCGTGACCTCACTTCCTGCCCTTTACCGCCGCTATATCAGTCACGAGCCGAGCGAGCACATGCAGGGTCTCAATGCGAAAGGCGACCTTGCCAGCTGCCTCACACCGGGGGCTGTACCGGGTCCCAATTCCTATGTTGAACCGGCCGAACAAAGTATTCTCCTGCAGGAACTGCAGGACTTCGAAGACGCTCTCCGACAGCGCGGTGCATCTTTGGTCCTGCTCTTCCCACCCAATCTCATTCTGGAAGGGGAGAGGGACAAATGGATTCAGAATTTCACGCCTGTGTTCGAGGCCATGAAGCGTCGCTTTACAGTCGCGCAGGAGACATTGGACGCGAGTCTTTACACCGACAAAAGTTATTTCTGCGATACAGGATTTCATCTGGCGGATGCTGAAGCAGCCGAACGCAGCCGCAGGATCGGTCAATTCATAAATGAAACACGCAAGGCCGCACCCATGAGCAGAAATTAAGACACCTGTTCCAAAGCCAGAAACTCAGAACCGTCTTTTAAAATCCGCTCTGCCTCACCGGCTTCAAAGATGCCGCGATAGAAGGCGTCTGCTTCCGCATCATTCCGAATAGCCGCGGAACCGGGCCCCAGACTCTGTTTCTGAAAGTACGGCTTCAGTCGCGGCGGAAGACCTTCATACATGCGCGTTGGCATCGTGATCATATGCCCCGCACGGGACGCGGGCCACTGCTTGCGGAGGCTTTCATAGCGAGTGGCCAGCACGATGCTGTCGCCGAAAAGTTCATAAGACCGAATTCCCGACACCGTGAAAAACCCCTGAATGGCCCCGCGGGCCATCCCGATGGAACAGTAACTGCGTGACTCCGAAGTCGTGCCCGGGAACTCCTCATCAAAGGCATTCAGAAAACCAAAGGCCAGCTGCAGCGCCACCTCATGGCTGACGTGTCCGGGCGGCGTTTGGAAGGGGAAGCCGACTGCGCATAAGAACCCGTCGCCCATTTCCTTGATACGGAATCCCGAGGCGCTCAGGGGATCGCCCTGATAATCGCGGTTCATGAGATGGCCGCAGCGATCAAAGAAACGCCGCAAAAAGTTCGGCAGGTCGTCGATCTGAGAGCTGGTGCTCGCAATGATATCGAGACAGATCACGACCGCTTCACCCGAGGCATGAGGCATGGTGGTTTCCAGGATCCCGCCTTCCTTCATCTGCTCCATCTGATGCGGATAGACCATTTTTTCCAGCTGGGAAAAGGCATGCCGCCGCCGTTGCGCTTCATGCAGGCGGGCGAGCCGCATTTTGTGGGCCAGCGCATAGGAAATGATGATGGCCTCAAAACTGGCGCCGATGAAATTCAAACTCACGATCCAGGGTTCATCGGGCACGGCTGCCATCAGGTGAAGGACCTGAGCCACGTTGCCGACGATCAAAAGCGACCAGGCTATCAAAAAATACATGGCCAGGGGATGCCGCCGCTTCAGAGCAATGACCGCGGCCAGGACTGCCATGACAGAACCCATGATCGAGAGGATCTGAGTGATGTTCGCGGCCCAGATCAGCTGATCGAAGGCGGTCAAGGCCACCGGAACCCCCAGCGCGAGCATATAGCCGATTATGACCCGACCAAACCAACGTTTATAGTGCTGAAAGTCCAGGAAATAATAAATGAAGGCCATCGTGAAAAGAAGAGCCGCATTGATACTGAGGATACCGAGATGATGGATCGGTCCGGCATCCGGAAACCCGAGCTGCTTTAAAAAGCCGGTAAGATAAAGCTGCGCGATGGCATAGAAGTTCAGATAGAAAAAATAGAAGACTTGCGAAATTTCACGATTCACGAAATAGATCACAAGATTATAGAACGAAAGCGCAAAGCAGATGGCGAAAAAGCCACCGAAGAGCATAAGCTCCAGCACCATGCGGCTATAAAAATAATCCGGATTATAAAGACGCCAATCGAGGACGAACACATCCCGGGATTTCTGGCGAATCAAAAGAGTGTTCTCACCCGGACTCAGCCTCAGGTCGAAAATCGGCAGCCGGTAGTCAACCTTCGAGGCCCGCAGGGGTCTGTCCATGCCGAGGGACTCTGCATGAGTCAGACGCCCGGCCACGCTCTGATAAAGGTCCACGCGACTGGTCATCGCAACGCCATGCTGAAGGAAAACACGTTCCTCCTGAGTGCTGCGATTGTGGATGGTGATCAGACTCCAGCACTCCTGATCCTCGCCGACATTCAGCTTCTGCCGACCCGTGGGGATCCATCCCTCGGTACGTCCGAGCACAGTCTGCCAGTCCAAAGGCTCCGCACTGCAGAGATAGAGGAAGCCTTCATGCGCAAAGGTCTCTCGCTGCCCCGGCTCATGGATCCAGGGCGCAGCGTACCCAGCTGTCCAGAAGGTCAGCAGGAAGACGAAAATCAATATCCTCTGCAGCAAACTCTGTCCTTTCCATGGGGCAGACTATGCACCACAGTTGTTTTTCGGTAGCCTGGGCCCTGCGTGAAGAGGCAAAACTTGCCGCGCTCCCGGAGCACTGGTTATACTGCGCCCAGGGAGGCCCTTATGAAAACTGCAGCACTTGCCTGGCTACTGACCGCAGCCCCTTATTCCTGGTTTGGCGCAGAAATCCGCACGCGCGAAACCTTTGGACAGAATCTGAAAACCCTACGTGTGACCTGGCTGGCGAAACCCGCAGCCGGCAACTGTGCGATCACGCTTTTTTCGCTCTTCAATGGCGATCGCATTTTTTCCAGTGGCCAGGGTCACTGGTCGGAAATTGGCTTTGAAATCTATGGAGGCTCCGCAGCTCAGCCGCTCTATGATGCCTTTCAAACGCAGTACATCACCTATGAATCGAAAAGCGATCCCGCTGCAAAGAGAGGGCGGCAACATGCTATCCAGCATCGCGTGGACAGCGCAGTCCCTGATATCTGGGATGGCGGCTATCACGAATTCCAGGTGGAATGGCGGCCGGCGTCGGATAGTTCCGCACAGCTGATCTTTCGGCTGGATGGCACGATCATCCGCAAGGAAACAGGCGGCGATCTTGGTCGGCTGGAAGAGCAGCTCAAGGTCCACAGCGGAGCCTGGATGGGCTTCTACGAAGGCAAGTGGGCCTGGGGTTGCTCCGACGATTCCCCAAGGTCTGAGTCCACGCGGGTCGAGCTGGATAGTTTTCGCATCGAGCAGCTTGAAAATGGGAACTGGACGACGAGGCTGCTGCGATCCTTTGATCGCAATGAGGAAATAGATTGGAGCTTCGAACGATCGAGCTGGGGTTTCGAATCCTTTGCCGGCAGCTACTGTCCCGGCAATGCCTTTGCCCGGAGCGGCCGCCTTGTCCTTGAACTCGATCAACAGTGCGGACCCGGTTTCTAGCGCGCAAGGGCGGGATAGGTCAGCAGCAGGATATGCACCAGATTCAAAAGAAAATGAGTGATGATGCTGGCCTCGATCCGTCCAGTGACCTGATACATCCATCCGTATCCGAGTCCGGCAATGCTGGCAAGGATCACGTACGTTAAGCCCCCTGCAAAGTGAGCCACACCGAAGAGCAGGGAGGCGATGCCAAGCGCCAGAACTTTTCCATAGCTTAAATCCCGCCCCAGCTCGCTGAGATATTTTTGCAGAAAGCCGCGAAAAAAGCCTTCTTCCGCGACGCATACGAACAAAAGGTTCGTGACGGCCCAGATGGGAAGTATCGCCGGCACCTTCGGATCCCAACGCACGAATTGAAACGCCACGGACAGAAGAGCGAGCCCCAGAATAATCCAGGGCGCCCGCGTACTGGTTTGCAGAATCAAGGCCTTCCCGTCGGACCATGTTCGGATCAGGTTCGGCATGGAACCCAGGATAAAGACACCGATCAGGGTCTTGTCGAAATTCAGGTGCAGCGTAAAAGGAATTCCATCCTCGCTCACCTGCACAGCATCCACGACTTTCAGATTATGAAATCCGGGAAAAAGATGCGCGCCCAAACCAAGTCCGGTCAGAGCCAGCACGCCCGCGGCCACAGCACGCACCCCAGGCCTTTCACCTGTTTGCAAAAAATGTGTCGCGAGAGCAAGCACGACCAGAGGCGGCAGGGCAGCCAGGCTCAGATGATGGGCTATGCCTCCAAGGATCAGGGAACATCCCAGAGGAAGCCACCAAAAGGGAATTCTCCATGGCAGGGGCAGCCACAGAGCGAGAACAGTTAAAAAGAGAAATACGTAGGCAAGTGTCGCAATAGGATCCATGGCAGAGTCCACCCAGGTGTTTCGCATCAGCACGTGTCTCGGTGATAAACGCAAAAGCCTGGGGAATTCAAGCCTTTTTCAGCGGCTTTCACCCGCGCAGAAAAGATCGGCGACCAGCACCTGGCGCTCGACGAAGCGCTGAAGACTGCGCGCCTGCATGCGAAGGCTTTTGCCATGCTGCCGGTCTTCATCCATCGCTCGCATCCAGACGCGCACGGCTGCGGCCCGAGACCCCACCAGCGAAAGAATCTGTTCTTTCATTGCGGCGTCGCAATCATAGAGAAGAAGGGCCACCTGCTCATCCTCGCAATGCGCGAGCGCCAGCTGAAGTTGAGGATCCTGGCGCTCCACCAGACGCCCGAAGCCGGCATGCCTATCCAGGCAGGCGCCCAGCACCAGCATCATAAGATCAGAATTCAGCGCGGTATCCAGGGTAAGATCCGCGAAGTAGCTATCGACCACCTGCATGGCCTCACGATCGGAATAGAGCTGATCGCGCAGCTGATCAGCGTCCGTCTGCAGTATGGACCGCACCCGACGCATCAGCTGATCCATCGTCGTGTCTTCCTTGGATCCACTTTGAAACCAACCAGGGTGCAGATCCTGGCGTCCACGCAGCCAGCCAGCTCGTTCCTTATCCAGGAGTTCCGCCAACGCGCGGCGCCGCGGCCGCGTCATCTGCTGGGCGACCCGCTGCCATTCACGACGGGTCATGAGCTGCACGAAAAGCGGTGCGGAGGCCAAAGGACTTCCCTGCCCCAGCTCCCGCGCCAGATCCAGAAGGAACCGCAGAGCGGCGCGCTGAGCCTCGCGAGGATGCGTGACCGGATTTTTAATATCGGTCAGCAGCAAAAGCTGATCGGTCTCTAAAAAATTCAGCATGGATTCCTGCGTGGCGGCATCCAGCCAACCCAGAAATTGCAGAAGCGCTTCGCGGTCCTTGTCCCAATAGTGCTGCACGCGCTGCCCGGCGCGTTTCGCATCCATCTGCATAAGCAAGCGCCAGGCCTCGCGACCGCGTTCTCCGAAATCCTGAATCACGCGCGGAGCGACAAGGATACCCAAAGCCGGCGTGTTCGCAGGAACGGCTGCGGACGCATCCACCGTTTTTTTCCGGGGTTTCAACCAGGATGTGATGATCTGGGCAAGAAAAAGTCCAGCCGCGCCGACGAGTAAAATTCCAAGAATAGCATGCAAAGATTGCATAAGAGACGCGCGCAGCCGGGGCTCAGGTGCGGGAAACAGCGGCGGATGAAAGGGTCGGGCCACCAAAGGCGGGGGAGCCAGGGACAGCACGGATCCCTGCGCAGCCGGCAGTTCAGGAAGCTTTTTTACGCGGCGAAACTCCAGTTTCTGCCGGGGTTCTTCCACCGACAGATAGCGCGTCACGAGGTCTTCCACCTTTTTGCGGCTATCGCGGCTCAAGGCGGCATCGAAACGCACAATGAATTTCGTGCTGCCCATATCCGGATGCTGCATCAAATCCCGGGTGGCGGCCATGCGCAGATCCGTATCATCGAGGGGTTTCACCTCGCGCCAGCCCATGCGCCAGAGGAATTTATGCCAGCGGAAATACAAGGCATCCGCTACGAAGGAATGACCACAGCTGCTCTGCACCTGGACCTGGGGCGCAGGATCGGGCAGATGCAAACGGGCATACGATTCCACGCGTCTTTGCAGCTCGTCCTGCCATTCCCGGCAGCTGCTGGCACTCAGGCGCGTCCAGGCCATCTCACCCAGCCCGAGGCCCATGATGAGCGTTGTGATGACAAGGATGGTGATCAGTGATCTTCGCATAGGTCGCTGCCCCCGGTGCGCATAGGCAAAAGCGGTTTCCCTTCCATCATATTGCTGCTATAGGAAGGATCAAAAGGGCAGAACTTGCCCAGGCAGGAGTGCAGCATGCTGGAACATATCGTACTTTTTCGCTTTAAGCCGGAAACCACAGCGTTTACCAAAGAGAAGATCGTCAGCGAACTCATGGCTCTGAAAGGCAAGGTGCCGAGCATTCTCGACATCAGCGCGGGCCCTAATTTCTCGGACCGAAACCAGGGATTTGAATATGGATTGGTCGTGCGTTTCGCCGATCGCCAAGGACTTGACGCCTACCAGGTGCATCCCGATCATCAGCACATCGTGCACGAATTGATCCGCCCCGCCCTGGCCGATATCCTGGCCGTGGATTACGAGTTTCCACGTTAAGGCGGGCTCAAGTCGCCCAGGAAAATGCCGATCCGTAAGAGCAAGCAGTCCCATGCAGCAGGAGATCGGCCTTGTCCGGCAAGAATAAAATATTGAAGCCTGGCGAACTACTGTTCAAAGTTGGTGAACAGTCCGATGGCATGTATCTGATCCGCAAGGGTCAGATCCTTGTCTACCTTGACAAGGGTGGGACTGAAATTCCTTTGGCCACCATTGGTGCCGGCTCCATGCTGGGTGAGATGGCGCTCTTCGATAAAAAACCGCGCTCGGCCTCGGCCCGCGCTGTCGATGATGTGGAAGTCACCAAGATTTCCAACGATGAATTCAATAAGATCATGACCCAGATCCCGAAGTGGTTCGTCACGCTGATGTCGACCTTGTCCTCGCGCCTTCGCGACACCAACGAGCGCCTTCAGGACATCGAGGCCAAGTACAAGGGCAACCTGAATCCCATCGAAGAGATGATCAAGACCGTTCATGTTCTTCAGCTGCTCTACTACAAGATGGGCGTGAAGGAAGTGAAGAGCTGGGGCATCGAACGCGAGCCCGCGGAAAGGGAAGTCGCGCAGATTCTGAACAAGGATAAAGCCAAGGTCACGCCGGTCATCGACGCGATCGTGTCGGGTGGGTTGGTTACCATCACCAAGAACTCCTATAAGAAAGATATGCTGACGATCCACAACCGTGGTGATCTGGAGCGTTTCATTGATTTCTCGAGCCGCATTCGCAAGAAAAATACGGCGATGAAATTTTTGCCCCAGGAATTCGTCGATATCCTCGATCTTCTCTGCCGCCAGGCGAAGGCCACGGCCTATGATACCTTTTCCATCGACCTTAAAAATCTGGAAGAGGAAGGCAAGAAAAAAGGCTTTGTCGTGGAAAAATGGACTGAAATCGCCATGATCCTGGAAGGCATCGACGATGCGATCGTCGTGGCCAAGGGCAAGGACATCAATTTCAAAGTCCAGAAAAAGACCGTCGAGATCGTACTGCAGCATGCCCGCATTCTCAGGGCCATCTCCCGCACCGAAGAGAAAAAGCAGAGCGGCAAGGCCGCCTGAACCCTTGCCCGCTCTTTCACCGCTTGCTACCCTACGGCCTTCATCCACGGCAGAGGTGGCGACGTGCTGCCCTACGGCCTTCATCCACGGCAGAGGTGGCGACATGCAGCAATTTATTGGAATTTTAGGCCTGCTCATCATTATCGGAATGTGCTGGGCGCTCTCGGAAAACAGATCCCGTATCGCCTGGCGCACTGTGGCCCTGGGCGTGGGCCTGCAATTCATCTTTGCCTTCCTGCTGCTCGGAATTCCTGTGCTCGGCCTGCACAGCCCGGCTTACGCCATCTTTGAAGCAGCCAACAATGCCATCGTAGCGGTCGTGGGTTACTCCGATCAGGGCGCCAACTTCCTGTTTGGTGACCTCGGCAGCACCGATAAATACGGGTATATCTTCGCCTTCCGCGTTCTGCCGACCATCCTATTTTTCTCGGCGCTGATGGGCGTACTCTATCACCTGGGCATCATGCAGCGAGTGGTTTACGGCATCGCCTGGGTCATGCATCGGACGCTGAAGGTCAGCGGCGCGGAAGCCCTCGCGGCGGCGGCCGAGATCTTTCTGGGTCAGACGGAATCCCCACTCATGATTCGCCCCTATATGAGCGGCCTGACCCGCTCCGAGCTCATGGCTTTGATGACCGGCGGTATGGCCACGGTTGCGGGCGCAGTCCTGGCCGCCTATGTCGGCATTCTTTCGCCGCTCATTCCCAACATTGCCGGTCATCTTTTGGCGGCGAGTATCATGGCGGCACCGGCTGCGCTGGTCCTATCGAAACTCCTCGTGCCGGAGACGGAAATTCCAGAAACCATGGGCCGGGTGGAACTTCACACGGAGAAGACGGCCGTGAATATCATCGATGCCGCCGCGCATGGCGCCAGCGAAGGAACCAAACTCGCGCTGAATGTCGGCGGCATGCTGATCGCGTTCGTCTCTCTCATGGCGCTTTTCAATGGCCTCTTCACCTGGTTCGGCTCGCTCCTCGGATTGGAACAGTGGCTCGGTCATCCCCTGACTTTGGACTGGCTCCTCGGCTGGATCTTCGCCCCACTCGCCTGGGTCATCGGTATCCCGGCTCATGAAGCCCTGGCGATGGGCCAGCTTCTAGGCAAAAAACTCGTGCTCAATGAATTTGTCGCTTACCTGGACCTTGCAAAAATGGGCGAAGGCGTCTCCGACCGTTCCCGCGTGATCATCTCCTACGCGCTCTGCGGCTTTGCCAATTTCAGTTCGATTGCCATTCAGCTGGGAGGAACGGGAAGTCTTGTGCCCGAGCGTCGCCCGGATATCGCGCGTTATGGAATGAAGGCTTTGCTGGCGGGAACTCTGGCCACATGCATGACCGCTGCGATCGTGGGGCTTTTGATCTGATCGGATGGAAAAAGCCGACGGATAAGATCACACCGGCTTTTTTTTCAGAATACGGTACCGGCCTTAAGCGCCTTTTTCAAAAGAGCCTGGCTGCTGGCGCTGCGAAGATTCACATACTGCGAAATATAAATATCCTGGCCATCTTCGGTCTGGCCGACGCCACCACCGGATGTCACACCCGCGAGGCGACCTTTGATGAAGAGGGGTCCACCCGAGTCACCCGAACCACTCAAAGCATAGCGGCCTGCTTCCACATCACTCACCGCACCCGGCACGCCGATGAATTGAATCATTCCATCGTCGCTGACGTTGGCGACCTGGTTCACGCCCTTGCGTTTTTTACCAGCGCCCGATCCCGAGAGCTGACCCAAAGAGTCCACATAGTTTCTGTTGTTGCCATAACCCACGATGGTCAGTTCATCATCCACCTGAGGATCGACGACCGCGATCTGGCTGGTCGCTGGCGCGCTGTTTGCGGGGAATGTGATCACAGAAAGATCAAGCGGACCGACGCCATCATTGATGTCGTAGCTGGCGTCGCGATACCAACGCTGGGCTTTCGCCAGAGCGCGCATCTGCGGGCGACCTTTGACCATCTTCTGTTCAACCAGGTAAAGAGCAGGATTGCGCTCGCTGGTGCCCTCTACACAGTGGCCGGCCGACACAGCCTGGGAGTCGTTCACGAAAGTCGCCGTGCAGTTGGCCAGACCTTCCGGAGTTTGCGCTGCGATAAAGACCACCGACGGATAATCCGTCTCAGCAATTTCAATACCGTTGGTCACCTTAACAGCACTCGTCTCGGGTCCTGCCGATCCGCAGGCGATCATATGAAAGGCCAGCCCTGTCGCGGCGGCGAAGTGAAACCAGGTCTTGTGTGATGTGCGTGCCATGCAAGCTCCCATTCCTGTGTGTTGTGCGGAACGGAATATAGCGGTCTGCTGACTGACTGGCCAGAACAAATTTAATTTTTTTCAATATTCCAATAAAGTCCTGAAACCATTTATCAAACTGCTGTTTCAGGTCCACATGAAATCTCCTCAACCAACAGTTTTGATCAGGCCTGGACCTCCAAATAATCGAATCCAATTAGGATCACAGCTGGGTACTTTGCAGCACAACCCGAGCCGCGAGGAAAGCCCCGCCAAAGCCAAAAAACTCAAATGTTTCGCGAGCCCTTCCCTGGTGTTGGCCTTGCAAAGAAAAAATCGGCTGTCCAAGCCTCATGCACCTACGGGAGAGACCTCATGAGCTTCAAACTTAGCACCTGGACCCTTGGCCTTCTTCTTTCCGCCCCTGCTCTTGCTCATTCCGGATCCCAGCACATAGATCTGCCGAACTGCGGCGGTCACGCCATGGTTTATCGCAACGAGCGTCAGACCATCATCAAAATCGAAGACGTAACCGACTGCAGCAACGTATCCGTCAATGGCCAGCGCATCAAAATGCAAAATCTCAACGATCGTTACTCCTATGTCTATACCTGGCAGCCCACGTTTTACCGTGAGCAGCTGACGCTCCGTGTTCATTCCAATACCTCGCGCACCGAAGATCATGTTCAGCTGCAGGCGGACGAGAATCATGCCGGAAAAAAAAGGCCGCGCTGGGAACGTCCAAGCTGGAAGCCAACGTATCCCGCACCGTCTCCCGTCGTGACCGTTCGTGAAGACGATCTGATCTACCTGGATGAGGCGCGCAATACCGCACTTCTCCCGTCCTGCGGTGGACGCGTGCGGGTGGACATCGAACAGCAAAAGCTGATCGTGCGACTGGAAGGAGCCAACACCTGCGATCGCGTGCGCCTGACCGTTTTCAATCAGCAGCCCCTGGTGATAGAAAGCGTGCGCCGGCTGGATCGCAACTGCGAAGTCTGGACTTTCCGTTTGCCTGAGCGCGCGGTTCGTCCCGGGCGCAACAGCCTGACCCTCGCCATTGAGAATCGTTATCGGGAACGCGCGGACTATGTGCGCTATTACTTTTCAGATCAGCGCTGGTTCTTTGCAAGCGGTGGCCGCTAAGCCCCTGCGCAATTGACTTACGCGACCCTCATCAACACAAAAAACTAGCCGTCAAACCGGAAAAGCTCTTGGCATAAGCCCTTCATGGTTGAATACTGGCCCTATAGGGGAACAGGCCCGCCCTCGATCGTGTGGGCGGCGCAACACTGAAATTTGCTAAGAGAAGTCACCATGTTCAAATCAAATTGGAAATTTTTACTGCTCGCAGCGCTGGTGAATCCAGGCTGCGCAACCCTGGTCATTCGCCTTGCACCATCGGACTGCGCCGTCGTCAATGAGGCCGTACCGGACGGCCAAATACCTGACCCGGCGGCCATTGCGAAGGATGCGTTCTGCGCCAAACAGCTGATGGACCGTCATGCTCCCCAGGGGGCTGTCTCCATTTTCGGCAGCGCACGCACACCGGAAGATCACGAAGCCTACAAAGTCACCCGCGAATTCGCTTTCAAATGGACGCAAAAACATGGCGCTGAATTCCCTGTGATGACCGGCGGAGGCCGCGGCATCATGGAAGCCGGCAATCGGGGGGCCGCGGATGCCAAGGGCAAGAGCCTCAGCATCGGCACCTGGTTCACGGGTGGTTTGGAACGGCCGAACACCTACACAACGCACGGATACATGGCAGCAAGCTTCTCCCAGCGGGAAACGGATCTTATAGATTACGCGGCCGCTGTCGTCATCGCCCCCGGCGGTTTCGGAACCGAGTGGGAGATTTTTGAATCGCTGTCGAAGATTCAAACGAAAAAGAAAAAGACCGTGCCTGTAGTCTTCCTGGGTGGCAGGAAAACCTGGTCCACCTTTCTGCGCCGGGTGGAGGACATGAAAGCCCTCGGTACGATCAGCGCGGAAGACGATAAGCTCTTCTATATCGCCGAGACCACCGACGCCGCTGTCCTGCACATCGAAAAAGCGCTGAAGTCCAGCCAAGGCCGATGAGCCGAGGCATCAAGGGGGAACAGGATCATGGGCCAAACAGAAAACATCACGGCGGTCACCGATAAGGCCACGATAGATGCGCAGTACCGTTACTGGCGCGTGCGGGTGATGTATGGAATGATGGGCGGCTATGCCCTCTATTATTTCGTGCGGAAGAATATTTCGATCGCCAGCAAGGCCATCACTGACGAATTTCAATTTTCCAATACTGAATGGGGCGTCGTGCTGAGCGTCGCGACCATCGTCTACGCCTTTTCCAAATTTTTCAGCGGGGTCCTCGCCGACCGCATGAATCCCAAGTACATGATGAGCATTGGTCTTCTGGCTTCGGCCGTGATCAACCTCTTCTTTGGATTCGGCAGCAGCCTGACCTTCTTCATCGTCTTCTGGGCCATCAATAACCTTTTCCAAGGGGCCGGCATGCCGCCCTGTTCCAAGCTTCTGACGAGCTGGTTTGCGCCCAAGGAAATCGGTTCGGCCTGGGGCATTTGGAATGCCTCCCATCAGATCGGTGGCGCTGTGATCGTGGTGTGGGCGGGCTACCTCGTCGCGCATGATGGCTGGCGCGCCGCGTTCTGGATTCCCGGCGCTCTTTGCGTGGTCGGAGCCTTCTGGCTTTTCAACCGACTCACCGATTCCCCCGAATCCATGGGCCTGCCGCCTGTGGAAGTTTACAAGGGCGAAGTCACGACGCCCGCGCCGAAGGACGATACTCCCTTCGCCGAGATCTTTAAAAAATACATCCTCTATAACAAGTG from Oligoflexus sp. carries:
- a CDS encoding MFS transporter, whose amino-acid sequence is MGQTENITAVTDKATIDAQYRYWRVRVMYGMMGGYALYYFVRKNISIASKAITDEFQFSNTEWGVVLSVATIVYAFSKFFSGVLADRMNPKYMMSIGLLASAVINLFFGFGSSLTFFIVFWAINNLFQGAGMPPCSKLLTSWFAPKEIGSAWGIWNASHQIGGAVIVVWAGYLVAHDGWRAAFWIPGALCVVGAFWLFNRLTDSPESMGLPPVEVYKGEVTTPAPKDDTPFAEIFKKYILYNKWVWVVSIANFFVYIVRIGIMDWAPKYLQEAKGFDIKQASYALSGFEIAGIFGAFASGWISDKIFKGRRGPVSVFFMLLLIVGVGILFYVPSGQLGMMSVIFAALGFLVYGPQLLVAVAAADFATKQAASSAVGLTGLLGYMGASVCGVTTGVLVDRFGWNAAILFYLASAILGCLLLALTWFKSAHNATPDSVHH